The Pocillopora verrucosa isolate sample1 chromosome 14, ASM3666991v2, whole genome shotgun sequence genome has a segment encoding these proteins:
- the LOC131797014 gene encoding small ribosomal subunit protein uS3 → MHRLVNMAVLIFARAPVSQSSQWYMGLFSFAAVIMAAQVSKKKKFVADGVFKAELNEFLTRELAEDGYSGVEVRVTPIRTEIIILATRTQNVLGEKGRRIRELTSVVQKRFGFPEGTVELYAEKVATRGLCAIAQCESLRYKLIGGLAVRRACYGVLRFIMESGAKGCEVVVSGKLRGQRAKSMKFVDGLMIHSGDPTNHYVDMAIRHVYLRQGVLGIKVKIMLPWDPTGKTGPKKPLPDHVSIVEPKEEVVPATPISEHKGGKPEQPAPTPGL, encoded by the exons ATGCACCGGCTCGTCAACATGGCGGTATTGATTTTTGCGCGTGCGCCAGTGTCTCAAAGCTCCCAATGGTACATGGGATTGTTCTCTTTCGCGGCAGTCATCATGGCGGCTCAAGTcagcaagaaaaagaag TTCGTTGCTGATGGCGTTTTCAAAGCCGAGTTAAACgagtttttaactcgtgaattagCAGAAGATGGGTACAGTGGTGTAGAAGTGCGTGTTACTCCGATCCGAACTGAGATCATTATTTTGGCCACCAGGACTCAGAATGTCCTGGGAGAGAAGGGACGACGAATCCGTGAACTTACCTCTGTGGTACAGAAGAGATTTGGATTCCCTGAGGGAACTGTAGAG TTGTATGCAGAAAAGGTGGCCACAAGAGGTTTGTGTGCTATTGCCCAGTGTGAGTCCCTTaggtataaactgattggtgGACTGGCAGTGCGCAG GGCTTGTTATGGTGTGCTTCGATTCATCATGGAGAGTGGAGCCAAAGGCTGTGAAGTTGTGGTGTCTGGGAAGCTCCGTGGTCAGCGTGCCAAGTCTATGAAATTTGTTGATGGTTTGATGATTCACAGTGGAGACCCGACCAATCACTATGTTGATATGGCTATTAGACATGTCTACCTCAGGCAGG GTGTGCTTGGAATTAAAGTGAAGATCATGTTGCCATGGGACCCCACTGGCAAAACTGGACCCAAAAAACCACTCCCAGATCATGTCAGCATTGTGGAGCCCAAAGAGGAGGTTGTTCCAGCCACACCTATCTCTGAACACAAAGGGGGCAAACCTGAACAGCCAGCACCAACTCCTGGATTGTAG
- the LOC131797016 gene encoding uncharacterized protein produces the protein MLTSRCIRSISKLSSSARLVRHASRLQQGSCKEGINVQIGLLGRSSTGGQCLAAQGKFGKRFTRSIYATTVAADFARIPEMMANSLIEAAGVDAGVADDDDEMTSSVKKGKHRRINCGWCS, from the exons ATGTTGACGAGCCGGTGCATTCGCTCGATTTCCAAGCTCTCTTCCTCAGCGCGCCTAGTG CGCCATGCCTCAAGACTTCAGCAAGGAAGCTGTAAAGAAG GGATTAATGTACAGATTGGATTATTAGGTAGATCGTCCACGGGTGGTCAGTG cTTAGCTGCACAAGGCAAGTTTGGCAAGCGTTTCACCAGGAGTATTTATGCGACAACAGTAGCAG CTGATTTTGCCAGGATACCAGAGATGATGGCTAACAGTCTAATTGAAGCTGCTGGAGTTGATGCTGGCGTagctgatgatgatgacgaaatGACGAGTTCGGTAAAGAAGGGGAAACATAGAAGGATCAATTGTGGCTGGTGTAgctga
- the LOC131797012 gene encoding glutamate dehydrogenase, which translates to MFLRSVARGFSAQRGLSLLLGRVAVRCASGIYPNPTASVENGEMSDGNMKFKCVDDFMNHVVKRNPGEHEFHQAVHEVIGSLWDYLHLHPVYLDSNILERIVEPERVVIFRVPWRDDSGEVHVNRGFRVEFNSAIGPFKGGLRFHPSVNLGILKFLGFEQVFKNSLTTLPLGGGKGGSDFDPKGKTDNEVMSFCQSFMSELQRHIGPNTDVPAGDIGVGAREIGYLFGQYKKIRNEFTGVLTGKSFSFGGSLLRPEATGYGLVYFTAEMLNTRGETFRGKIVTVSGSGNVAQFASEKVVQLGGKVVTLSDSQGTMYDHGGLNQEKIEYVKWLKNVKRGRISEYVEQYPDAEFFEGKRPWFVKCDVALPCATQNEISKEDAEMLINNGCHAVAEGANMPSEPEAIDEFHKNKILFGPGKASNAGGVAVSGLEMSQNSLRSAWTREGVDERLHDIMESIHKTCVQYGTSKDGSYIDYVKGANIGGFIKVAQSMLEQGIV; encoded by the exons ATGTTTCTACGATCTGTTGCCAGGGGATTTTCTGCCCAGAGAGGCTTATCTCTGCTGCTTGGGCGAGTGGCTGTCCGATGTGCGTCAGGAATTTATCCCAATCCCACGGCTTCTGTAGAAAATGGCGAGATGTCG GATGGAAACATGAAGTTCAAATGTGTTGATGACTTTATGAACCATGTTGTTAAGAGAAACCCTGGGGAGCACGAATTTCATCAAGCCGTACATGAAGTGATAGGCTCTCTTTGGGATTATCTTCACCTACACCCAGTTTATCTTGACAGTAACATATTGGAGCGAATTGTGGAGCCAGAAAGGGTCGTTATCTTTCGGGTCCCATGGAGAGATGACAGCGGAGAGGTCCACGTCAACAGGGGCTTTCGTGTAGAGTTCAATTCAGCCATTGGCCCCTTCAAAGGTGGCCTGCGTTTTCATCCCAGTGTCAACTTGGGAATTCTTAAGTTTCTTGGCTTTGAGCAAGTGTTCAAGAATAGCCTTACAACCTTACCCCTGGGAGGTGGAAAAGGGGGATCTGATTTTGACCCCAAGGGTAAAACCGACAATGAAGTGATGAGTTTCTGCCAGTCTTTCATGTCGGAGCTACAAAGGCACATCGGCCCAAATACTGATGTCCCGGCTGGGGACATTGGCGTGGGAGCAAGAGAAATTGGTTACCTGTTTGGCCAGTACAAGAAAATACGCAACGAGTTCACCGGGGTTTTGACGGGAAAGTCTTTCAGCTTCGGTGGAAGTCTGCTCCGACCTGAAGCTACCGGCTACGGTCTTGTGTACTTCACCGCGGAGATGCTTAACACACGGGGTGAGACCTTCAGAGGAAAAATTGTCACAGTGTCAGGATCAGGCAACGTGGCACAGTTTGCCTCAGAGAAAGTGGTGCAGTTGGGTGGTAAGGTTGTTACCCTGTCGGACTCTCAAGGCACCATGTACGACCACGGTGGTTTAAACCAGGAAAAGATAGAGTACGTTAAATGGCTCAAAAATGTCAAACGCGGTAGAATTAGCGAGTACGTGGAGCAGTACCCTGACGCAGAATTCTTCGAAGGAAAACGACCGTGGTTCGTGAAGTGCGACGTAGCTTTACCTTGTGCGACGCAGAACGAAATTAGCAAAGAAGATGCGGAGATGCTGATCAACAATGGCTGTCATGCTGTAGCGGAAGGCGCTAACATGCCATCCGAACCTGAAGCGATTGATGAAttccacaaaaacaaaatcctcTTCGGACCAGGAAAAGCGTCCAATGCTGGAGGCGTGGCTGTATCGGGGCTTGAGATGTCTCAGAACAGTCTGCGCAGCGCCTGGACGCGAGAGGGCGTGGATGAGCGCCTCCATGACATCATGGAAAGTATACACAAAACTTGTGTCCAGTATGGCACGTCCAAAGATGGAAGCTACATCGATTACGTCAAGGGAGCAAATATCGGAGGCTTCATCAAGGTTGCTCAATCAATGCTTGAACAAGGAATTGTTTAG
- the LOC131797018 gene encoding mitochondrial disaggregase-like, producing MAATIRLLRGKLSRSSVIDFLKSHTFTTVILRLSSGNLSRWWRLFLPSKKSLQWRVVAGSTAGMLCGGITLCMSSGVSERMCRLAKHNDTNELQRLINQGQNVNQKHQLGWTPLHTAAFNGSERSLALLLKAGADVNARDEFSTAFRTAQKKHMRSFDVILMRDDDFSDRLHRSANFSGFTPLHYAALGDSLECVQLLVNAGADPTLKDNSGYQAVEYAGNVKIKEFLMKKMDVYVKEKERKEIEERRRYPLEMRLKENIVGQEGAILTVAATIRRRENGWYDEEHPLVFLFLGSSGIGKTELAKQVARYLHKDNKKGFIRLDMSEYQEKHEVAKMIGAPPGYIGHDQGGQLTKKLKECPNAVVLFDEVDKAHPDVLTVMLQLFDEGRLTDGQGKTIVCKDAIFVMTSNLASDEIANHALELRKEAKLAAEQRQEGDEVSEKVTISRNFKERVVQPILKLHFRRDEFLGRINEMVYFLPFSRPELLSLVTKELDFWSKMALNRHDIHMTWDKEVLDVLADGYDVHYGARSIKHEVERRVVNQLAAAHERELISPGCSLHLTVSYPKDKNGRNSEKVAPTIKLQLIKEGKKKVDIDVGNYFVPDDKLFF from the exons ATGGCGGCAACAATTCGTCTTCTCCGAGGAAAATTGTCGCGTTCATCTGTGATAGATTTTCTTAAAAGCCATACCTTCACGACAGTGATCTTAAGGTTAAGCTCAGGAAATCTATCGAGATGGTGGAGGCTCTTTCTTCCTTCCAAAAAGAGCTTACAATGGAGAGTTGTAGCGGGATCAACCGCTGGTATGCTCTGTGGAGGAATTACTCTTTGTATGAGCTCAG GTGTTTCTGAGAGAATGTGCAGATTAGCCAAACATAACGACACCAATGAACTCCAAAG ACTGATCAATCAAGGTCAGAATGTAAATCAAAAGCATCAGCTGGGATGGACTCCACTTCATACTGCAGCTTTTAATGGTAGTGAGAG GTCTTTGGCACTTCTACTAAAGGCGGGAGCTGATGTCAATGCAAGAGATGAATTCAGCACAGCTTTCCGAACTGCTCAAAAGAAGCACATGAGATCTTTTGATG TGATATTGATGCGAGATGATGACTTCAGTGACAGACTCCATCGCAGTGCTAACTTCAGTGGCTTCACTCCACTCCATTATGCAGCTCTTGGTGATAGCCTTGAATGTGTTCAACTCCTTGTGAATGCTG GAGCCGATCCAACTCTTAAGGATAACTCAGGCTACCAAGCAGTAGAATATGCTGGGAATGTAAAGATTAAAGAattcttgatgaaaaaaatggaTGTG TAtgtgaaagagaaagagaggaaagagaTTGAGGAAAGACGGCGCTATCCTTTGGAGATGAGATTGAAAGAGAATATTGTTGGACAAGAAGGAGCCATTCTCACAGTTGCTGCAA cAATTCGtagaagagaaaatggttgGTATGATGAGGAACATCCCCTTGTGTTTCTCTTTCTTGGATCTTCAGGAATTG GAAAAACAGAGCTTGCCAAACAAGTGGCTAGGTATCTTCATAAAGACAACAAGAAG GGTTTTATAAGACTGGACATGTCTGAATACCAAGAAAAGCATGAG GTTGCGAAAATGATCGGTGCACCACCAGGCTACATTGGACATGATCAAGGTGGACAATTGACAAAGAAACTCAAGGAGTGTCCAAATGCTGTAGTGTTATTTGACGAG GTGGATAAGGCCCACCCGGACGTTTTAACAGTCATGCTCCAATTGTTTGACGAG GGTCGTTTGACGGACGGACAAGGGAAGACGATTGTATGTAAAGACGCAATTTTTGTGATGACTTCAAACCTTGCAAGTGATGAAATAGCAAATCACGCATTGGAGCTgagaaaagaagcaaaactaGCTGCTGAGCAAAGACAAGAAG gtgaTGAAGTCAGCGAAAAGGTTACTatatcaagaaattttaaagaaagagtGGTCCAGCCTATTCTGAAG CTTCACTTCAGACGAGACGAGTTCCTGGGTCGTATCAACGAGATGGTTTACTTCCTGCCATTTTCACGCCCAGAGCTTTTAAGCTTAGTGACGAAAGAGCTGGATTTCTGGTCAAAAATG GCGTTGAATCGACACGATATCCACATGACTTGGGATAAAGAAGTCTTGGATGTACTGGCTGATGGCTACGACGTACATTACGGAGCGAGATCGATAAAACACGAA GTTGAAAGAAGAGTTGTCAATCAACTTGCTGCTGCGCATGAGCGAGAGCTGATAAGTCCCGGATGCTCCCTGCACTTAACAGTGAGCTACCCCAAAGATAAAAATGGACGGAACTCAGAGAAAGTAGCACCTACCATCAAACTGCAACTCAttaaggaaggaaaaaagaaagtcgACATTGATGTTGGAAACTATTTTGTTCCTGACGATAAACTGttcttttga
- the LOC131797017 gene encoding vacuolar ATPase assembly integral membrane protein vma21-like produces the protein MNVSDSQGQPLGPREKSVLITLLKFTLAMILLPISCFFLSKKIFFEDILGYPNGAMGAAGVTVIVIHIIVGFYIWVAIQEEKEPAPIKQD, from the exons atgaatgtaTCTGATAGTCAAGGACAACCTTTAGG GCCTCGTGAGAAGTCAGTTCTAATAACTCTTTTGAAGTTTACCTTAGCCATGATTTTGTTACCAATCTCCTGCTTTTTCCTTTCCAAGAAAATCTTCTTTGAAG ATATACTGGGTTATCCAAATGGTGCAATGGGTGCAGCAGGAGTAACTGTGATAGTTATTCATATTATTGTTGGTTTTTACATCTGGGTGGCtatacaagaagaaaaagaaccaGCACCAATAAAACAAGATTAG
- the LOC131797019 gene encoding mitochondrial disaggregase isoform X2 — MYMKEKERREIEERRHYPLDTRLKENIVGQEEAILTVAATIRRRENGWYDEEHPLVFLFLGSSGVGKTELAKQVARYLQKGNKKGFIRLDMSEYQEKHEVAKMIGAPPGYTGHDEGGQLTKKLKECPNAVVLFDEVDKAHPDILTVMLQLFDEGRLTDGQGKTIVCKDAIFVMTSNLASEEIANHVLELRREAKLAAEQRQEGGEVSEKVTISRKFKERVVQPILKAHFGRDEFLGRINEIVYFLPFSQPELLSLVKKELDFLSEMALNRHDIHMSWDKEVLDVLADGYNIHYGVRSIKHEVERRIVNQLAAEHEQELISSGCTLHLTVSRPKDNSEEVAPTIKLQHITEAGHEIAPNTGANENKFFSLATKFFSLVTKS; from the exons ATg TatatgaaagagaaagagaggagaGAGATTGAGGAAAGACGGCACTACCCTTTGGATACGAGATTGAAGGAGAATATTGTTGGACAAGAAGAAGCCATTCTCACAGTTGCTGCAA CAATCCGtagaagagaaaatggttgGTATGATGAGGAACATCCCCTTGTGTTTCTCTTTCTTGGATCTTCAGGAGTTG GAAAAACAGAGCTTGCCAAACAAGTGGCTAGGTATCTTCAAAAAGGCAACAAGAAG GGTTTTATAAGACTGGACATGTCTGAATACCAAGAGAAACACGAG GTTGCAAAAATGATTGGTGCACCACCAGGTTACACTGGACATGATGAAGGTGGACAATTGACAAAGAAACTCAAGGAGTGTCCAAATGCTGTTGTGTTATTTGATGAG GTGGATAAGGCCCACCCAGACATTTTAACAGTCATGCTCCAGTTGTTTGATGAG GGTCGTTTGACAGACGGACAGGGGAAGACGATTGTATGCAAAGATGCCATTTTCGTGATGACTTCAAACCTTGCTAGTGAAGAAATAGCAAATCATGTATTGGAACTGAGAAGAGAAGCAAAACTAGCTGCTGAACAAAGACAAGAAG gtggTGAAGTAAGCGAAAAGGTTACTATATCaagaaagtttaaagaaagagtGGTCCAGCCTATTCTGAAG GCTCACTTCGGACGAGACGAGTTCCTGGGTCGCATCAATGAGATAGTTTACTTCCTACCATTTTCACAGCCAGAGCTTTTAAGCTTAGTGAAGAAAGAGCTGGATTTCTTGTCAGAAATG GCATTGAATCGACATGATATCCACATGAGTTGGGATAAAGAAGTCTTGGATGTACTGGCTGATGGCTACAACATACATTACGGAGTGAGATCGATAAAACACGAA GTTGAAAGAAGAATTGTCAATCAACTTGCTGCTGAGCATGAGCAAGAGTTGATAAGTTCCGGATGCACCCTGCACTTAACAGTGAGCCGCCCCAAAGATAACTCAGAGGAAGTAGCTCCTACCATCAAACTGCAACACATTACGGAAGcagggcatgaaattgcacctaatacaggtgccaatgagaataaatttttctctttggcgactaaatttttctctctggtgaccaaatcctga
- the LOC131797019 gene encoding mitochondrial disaggregase isoform X1 — translation MVCGGITIYMFSEADTTLKDNNLGYQAVEYAGIGGKTRSWIGLIDMYMKEKERREIEERRHYPLDTRLKENIVGQEEAILTVAATIRRRENGWYDEEHPLVFLFLGSSGVGKTELAKQVARYLQKGNKKGFIRLDMSEYQEKHEVAKMIGAPPGYTGHDEGGQLTKKLKECPNAVVLFDEVDKAHPDILTVMLQLFDEGRLTDGQGKTIVCKDAIFVMTSNLASEEIANHVLELRREAKLAAEQRQEGGEVSEKVTISRKFKERVVQPILKAHFGRDEFLGRINEIVYFLPFSQPELLSLVKKELDFLSEMALNRHDIHMSWDKEVLDVLADGYNIHYGVRSIKHEVERRIVNQLAAEHEQELISSGCTLHLTVSRPKDNSEEVAPTIKLQHITEAGHEIAPNTGANENKFFSLATKFFSLVTKS, via the exons ATGGTGTGTGGTGGAATTACCATTTATATGTTTTCAG AAGCTGATACAACCCTTAAGGATAATAATTTAGGCTATCAAGCAGTAGAATATGCTGGGATTGGAGGCAAGACTAGATCCTGGATTGGATTAATTGATATg TatatgaaagagaaagagaggagaGAGATTGAGGAAAGACGGCACTACCCTTTGGATACGAGATTGAAGGAGAATATTGTTGGACAAGAAGAAGCCATTCTCACAGTTGCTGCAA CAATCCGtagaagagaaaatggttgGTATGATGAGGAACATCCCCTTGTGTTTCTCTTTCTTGGATCTTCAGGAGTTG GAAAAACAGAGCTTGCCAAACAAGTGGCTAGGTATCTTCAAAAAGGCAACAAGAAG GGTTTTATAAGACTGGACATGTCTGAATACCAAGAGAAACACGAG GTTGCAAAAATGATTGGTGCACCACCAGGTTACACTGGACATGATGAAGGTGGACAATTGACAAAGAAACTCAAGGAGTGTCCAAATGCTGTTGTGTTATTTGATGAG GTGGATAAGGCCCACCCAGACATTTTAACAGTCATGCTCCAGTTGTTTGATGAG GGTCGTTTGACAGACGGACAGGGGAAGACGATTGTATGCAAAGATGCCATTTTCGTGATGACTTCAAACCTTGCTAGTGAAGAAATAGCAAATCATGTATTGGAACTGAGAAGAGAAGCAAAACTAGCTGCTGAACAAAGACAAGAAG gtggTGAAGTAAGCGAAAAGGTTACTATATCaagaaagtttaaagaaagagtGGTCCAGCCTATTCTGAAG GCTCACTTCGGACGAGACGAGTTCCTGGGTCGCATCAATGAGATAGTTTACTTCCTACCATTTTCACAGCCAGAGCTTTTAAGCTTAGTGAAGAAAGAGCTGGATTTCTTGTCAGAAATG GCATTGAATCGACATGATATCCACATGAGTTGGGATAAAGAAGTCTTGGATGTACTGGCTGATGGCTACAACATACATTACGGAGTGAGATCGATAAAACACGAA GTTGAAAGAAGAATTGTCAATCAACTTGCTGCTGAGCATGAGCAAGAGTTGATAAGTTCCGGATGCACCCTGCACTTAACAGTGAGCCGCCCCAAAGATAACTCAGAGGAAGTAGCTCCTACCATCAAACTGCAACACATTACGGAAGcagggcatgaaattgcacctaatacaggtgccaatgagaataaatttttctctttggcgactaaatttttctctctggtgaccaaatcctga
- the LOC136278356 gene encoding mitochondrial disaggregase-like encodes MWLYVMRSNNQPNNVAAYFLDAVGEYCGCPVDLVTDLGADTTPKDNNSGYQAVEYAGTGSMIGFWTKIKDMCLKGKERREIEESWCYPLEMRLKDNIIGQEGAILTVAAAIRRRENGWYDEEHPLVFLFLGSSGIGKTELAKQVARCLHKDNRKCLVRLDMSEYQEKHEVAKMIGAPPGYLGHDQGGQLTKELIKCPNAVVLFDEVSTDRRFL; translated from the exons ATGTGGTTATATGTAATGCGATCCAATAACCAGCCAAACAACGTGGCAGCCTATTTTCTTGATGCTGTTGGAGAGTATTGTGGATGCCCAGTTGATCTCGTTACTGATCTGG GAGCTGATACAACCCCTAAGGATAATAACTCAGGCTACCAAGCGGTAGAATATGCTGGTACTGGAAGCATGATAGGATTCTGGACTAAAATAAAGGATATG tgtttgaaaggaaaagagaggaGAGAGATTGAGGAAAGTTGGTGCTATCCTTTGGAGATGAGATTGAAAGACAATATTATAGGACAAGAAGGAGCCATTCTCACAGTTGCTGCAG cAATTCGtagaagagaaaatggttgGTATGATGAAGAACATCCCCTTGTGTTTCTCTTTCTTGGATCTTCAGGGATTG GAAAAACAGAGCTTGCCAAACAAGTGGCTCGTTGTCTTCATAAAGACAACAGGAAG TGTTTGGTAAGACTGGACATGTCTGAATACCAAGAAAAGCATGAG GTTGCGAAAATGATCGGTGCACCACCAGGTTACCTTGGACACGATCAAGGCGGACAATTGACAAAGGAACTCATAAAGTGTCCAAACGCTGTGGTGTTATTTGACGAG GTATCCACCGATAGAAGATTCTTGTAG